DNA from Lentibacillus amyloliquefaciens:
GTTACAGTCCGATTATAGGCTGTTTTATCGACATTAAGGGTATTGGTATCAAAATCCACATCATGCCATGTGAGGGCTAGCGCCTCACCTTTACGCATACCACTATAATAAAGCACCATGAATAATACGTAATAAAGACTGTCATCCACAACGGCCATAAACTGTTTAAACTCGTCCAGCGTCCAATAATTAATATGTTTTTCTTCTTCTATATCCACATTTCCTGCACGTCGGGCCGGATTATCGTTCGTGTACTCCTGTTTAATTGCAAAGTTAAAGACGGCCGATAATACCTGATGTATCTTTTTAACGTGACCGGGCGCAAACTCATCAATCAGATCATCCTGCATTTTTGTAATTCGTCTGGCTTTAATATCATTTATTTTTTTATCACCGATTCTTGGAATTAAATGTGTGTCAATAATGCTCTTTGTTTTATTATAAGATGATTCTTTCCTCCGGCGCTTGTACCATTCAAGGTACTCATTGGCCATATGTTCAAAAGAAGGGTTTTCCTCACTCATATTATCAGCATCTAACATAAGTTGCGCTTCTGTCTGTTTAGCTTCCTTCTTTGTCTTAAATCCCCGCCGTTTAACCTGTTTTCCATTTATGCGCGTGATTAGATAGTATGTGCCGCGTTGTTTGTCTTTATAGATGGGCATGGTTTTCCTCCTTTTTTTAACTAATGCTAGAACATTTGTTCTGGATATGATATACTATATTTATAA
Protein-coding regions in this window:
- a CDS encoding site-specific integrase, whose product is MPIYKDKQRGTYYLITRINGKQVKRRGFKTKKEAKQTEAQLMLDADNMSEENPSFEHMANEYLEWYKRRRKESSYNKTKSIIDTHLIPRIGDKKINDIKARRITKMQDDLIDEFAPGHVKKIHQVLSAVFNFAIKQEYTNDNPARRAGNVDIEEEKHINYWTLDEFKQFMAVVDDSLYYVLFMVLYYSGMRKGEALALTWHDVDFDTNTLNVDKTAYNRTVTTTKTAASKRSILMTQHVMNLLAEFKLERKPKQGYVIFGEFYKHISTTSLDRYYDYYVKQSGVKKIRIHDLRHSHASYLINKGTIASLVAARLGHKDVATTLNTYSHLYPSTEKEVISQMENDFKPAKIYDFK